One Natronorubrum halophilum genomic window, CTACTGGGGCGCGGGCGTGCCGGAACTGATCGAACGAATGACGCCCTTTTTGGAGGGCGAGAACCCGCTCGACATCGATCGCCTGACCGAACATCTCGTCCAGAAGATGTCCGGCGAGGGCTCGATCGGCGGCGTCACCGTCACGGCGATCGCCGGCGTCGAGGTCGCCCTCCACGACCTGGCGGGCAAGATCCTCGAGGTCCCCGCCTACCAGTTGCTCGGCGGGAAGTACCGCGACGAGGTCCGCGTCTACTGTGACTGTCACACCGAAGACGAGGCCGATCCGACCGCCTGCGCCGACGAGGCCGAACGCGTCGTCGAAGAACTTGGCTACGATGCGCTGAAGTTCGACCTCGACGTGCCATCGGGTCACGAGAAGGATCGCGCGAACCGCCACCTGCGGGGCCCCGAGATCGAACACAAGGCGTCGATCGTCGAGGCGATCACCGAACGCGTCGGGGACAAAGCCGACGTCGCCTTCGACTGCCACTGGACGTTCTCGGGCGGCAGCGCGAAGCGACTCGCGAAGCGACTCGAGGAGTACGACATCTGGTGGCTCGAGGACCCCGTGCCGCCGGAGAACCACGACGTCCAGCGGGAGGTCACCCAGAGTACGACGACGCCGATCACCGTCGGCGAGAACGTCTACCGAACCCACGGACAGCGCCGGCTGCTCGAGGAGCAAGCGGTTGACATCATCGCGCCCGACATGCCCAAAGTCGGCGGGATGCGCGAGACCCGGAAGATCGCGGATATGGCCGACCTCTACTACGTGCCGGTCGCGATGCACAACGTCGCCTCGCCGATCGCAACGTTGGGCAGCGCCCACGTCGGCGCGGCGATCCCGAACTCGCTGGCCGTCGAGTACCACTCCTACGAACTCGGCTGGTGGGAGGATCTAGTCGAGGAGGACGTCATCGAGGACGGTTCCATCGAAATCCCGGAAAAGCCGGGTCTCGGCGTCACGCTGGATATGGACACCGTCGAGGAGCACATGGTCGACGGCGAAGACCTCTTCGACGAGGAATAGCGCTCGCGACTGATTCCCGACCGCCACCGCTTACCGGTCGGGCGAGTCACCGCGCCGGAACGGCGTCTCGATGCGTTCCGGATCGAAACGGTCGGGAGTCGCGTCCCCGTCGGCCTCGAGCGCCCGCGCGAGATACAATTCGATCGGCGTTCGTCGGGCGAGGGATCGAAACGCTATCGGTCAACCCGAGGTGGAAGACGGCCTGCGGGAAGTTACCCAGCTACTGTCCGTTTTCGAGAGACCGTCACCGAATCCGAGGAGATGGCCGTGCTGGTGGGCATTTTATTGCACTCGTCGGGGTGACAGGGAACATGTCGCCAGAGAAGACACGAGTTACGCGCCGTCAACTCCTGCGCGTGAGCGCCGGAACTGCCGCGATGCTCGGGATCGGCGGCTCCGCGGCGGCGAGTGCCGACCCGCGCGTCATCGACGCCTCGAGCGGAACGCTCCAGGACGAGACGGCCGAGGGATCGGGCCGGTACACGGACATCTACGAGGAAACCATCGACGACGTCGTTCTCGTCAACGTCTTCGGCACCGACGAGCAGGATCCGGGCGGCCTCGGATCCGGATTCGTCGTCGACGACTACGTCGTGACGAACAACCACGTCGTCCGCCAAGCGTCCGAGGCCGAACTCCAGTTTCGCGACGAACAGTGGCGAACGGGGGAGGTCGTGGGCACCGACGTCCAGAGCGACATCGCCGTGCTGTCCGTCGACGATATGCCCGACGGATCCGACGGGCTCTCGTTCGCCGACGGGACGCCGGAGGTCGGCACCGAAGTCCTCGCGCTGGGTAACCCGCTCGGTCTCGACGCGTCGATCTCGCAGGGCATCGTCAGTGGCATCAACCGATCGCTCCCGAGCCCGTCCGGGTTCTCGATTCCCGCCGCGATACAGACCGACGCGCCGGTCAACCCCGGCAACAGCGGCGGCCCGCTGGTCAATCTCGACGGGGACGTGATCGGCATCGTCTTCGCCGGCGCCGGCCAGACGATCGGCTTCGCGATCTCCGCGGAACTCGCCGAGCGCGTCGCTCCCGCGCTCGTCGAGGACGGCGAGTACGAACACCCCTACCTGGGCGTGGGCGTTCTCCCCGTCAGTCCGCTGGTCGCCGAGGCCAACGATCTCGAGGATCCACAGGGCGTCTTGGTCACCGAAGTCGTTCCGGACGCACCCGCCGACGGCGTTCTCGAACCCGCGGACGATGAAACCACCGTCGACGGCGACGCCGTTCCCGTCGGCGGCGACGTGATCGTCGCTATCGGTGATCGGGAAATTCCGAATCAGGAACTCCTCGCGTCGACGCTCGCCCTCGATACGTCTCCCGGTGAAACGGTTTCCATCGAAGTCATCCGCGACGGCGATCGGGAGACCGTCGACGTGACGCTCGAGTCGCGACCGGAGACCGACCTGCCCTGACGAATCGGTTTTCGTTCGCGAGTTCGATCGGATACACCCTTCCCGAAGCGCGGCCGCCGATTTCGATCACGTCGCCGTCCACCAGATCGGCTCGATCACTCCGCTCCTGTCTCTTCTACGTCCTCCGCCTCTTCTATATCCTCGAGTTCGTCCGCGTCCTCGCGGGGTGCGTTCTGTGTCCCGAGGTCGCCGCTCCCGTCGTCGACCTGGTCGGGATCCTGGTCGACGCGCTCGAGTTCGTCCTCGATTTCAGCCTCCCGTTCCGCCTCGTACTCGTTCGCTCTGTCGGCATCGTCTTCGGCCATGACATGTGAGGTTCGTCGCGAAGGAGTTTGACCGCCGGGCCGTCAAGTGCAACGTCGGCCCCGTTTTCGCTCACTTTCGGCGGTGATCGCGATCCGGTACGTCTCCGGACACGAAAGACAGATAAAAGACGCCGCGTTGTAAACAGACATACATGGACGTTCCGTACGACCTGACCTCGTACGTTCGGGTGTTAAAGATGGCAACGACACCCACGACTGAGGAGTTCCTTCAGGTGTCAAAGATCGCCGGCGCAGGAATCCTGCTGATCGGGCTCATCGGCTTCCTTATTGGAGTCGTCATGCTCTTCCTGACTGGTGGTTTCTAATGGGTATTCACGCAGTGAAGACGACGGCGAGCCAGGAGCGCACCGTCGCGGACATGATTATCAACCGCGAGGAGCCGGAGATCCACGCCGCGCTCGCCCCGGACTCGCTGACCTCCTACGTGATGGTCGAGGCGGACGGCAGCGCCGTCTTAGAGCGCGTGCTCGAGGATATCCCTCACGCCCGGAGCATCGTGCCCGGCAACTCCGACATCTCGGAGGTCGAACACTTCCTCTCACCCAAGCCGGACGTCGAGGGGATCGCCGAGGGGGACATCGTCGAACTCATCGCCGGCCCGTTCAAAGGCGAGAAGGCGCAGGTCCAGCGCATCGACGAGGGCAAGGATCAGGTGACCGTCGAACTGTACGAAGCGACGGTCCCGATTCCGGTGACGGTGCGCGGAGACCAGATTCGCGTGCTGGACAGTGACGAGCGCTAACGCGCTCGTCAAGCAGTCAGCGCGGCTCCGCCGCGCTGAATATAGCGACGAACGATAGTTCGTCGGATCATGCGAACGGCGCGGTGCGCCGTGAGCAGACAGTGCCCGCGAGCCGCCGGCTGTCGGACCGCAGACGATCCCCGATGTTATACTGTCGTTCGTAAAACGGAGCGACGCGCGGGCAGTCCGTGACGGCGATCTTCGAGACGGCTATCGTCGGAGTTCCGTCGCGATCGTCTGCATGTCCGCGACGTCTTCGATCTCCTCGAGGAGTTCCTCTCGTTGGCGGACGTCCTCGGAACTCGCGCCGTAGGCGCGGACGTACTCGGCGCGACTGTGCTCGGTGAATGCGTGTCGAATCGCGAGGTACCCGTCGGGAACGACGGTCCCGCAGACGCTACACTCTCGTCGCTCGTGCTCCGTCGCCTGATGAACGACGGTCGACTCGACGTCCTCGAACACTGCCCCACAGCCGTCGATTCCGCATTCCCAAGCCATTCACTCTCACTACGGGAGTCGAGTGGCTAGCCTAATGATACTTTCGCAGCCGGTGGTGGCGGTGATCGGTACCCGTCGAGTGGAGATCGAATCAGAATTCATAACTCGGATCTCTCGAAAGAGGGGGTCGTGAGCGACGGTAGAGCAAGGGAAACTCGAGTGGACTGTCACGTGAAGGTGCTCGACGACGCGGTCGTCGAGCGAGGCAAGGCCGCGGGGCTCGATGCGATCGTCTACGCACCTCACTTCACTCGACTCCCGGAAATTCAGCGACGGGCGGCCCGCTACTCGAGCGAGGATCTGCTGGTCTTCCCCGCGCGAGAGGTGTTTACCGGATCGTGGCGCGAGCGAAAGCACGTACTGGCGATCGGTCTCGAGGAGCCGGTGCCGGATTTCATCCCGCTCGAGACCGCGATGGCGGAGTTCGAACGACAGGGAGCAGCGGTTCTCGTCCCTCACCCCGAGTTCGCGACGGTGAGCCTCGCCGAAGCGGATCTCCGAGCGTACGGGGACGTCGTCGACGCCGTCGAAATTTTCAACTCGAAACACCTTCCATCGCACAACCGGCGGGCGAGAGAGCTCGCCGAGACGCTGGGGTACCCGCCCTTTACGTCGTCGTACGCGCACCTTCCGAGTTCGGTCGGTGTGGCCTACACCGCGTTCGAAACGGCGATCGAAACCGAAGCGGATCTCGTGAGCGCGCTCGAGGACGGCGTCGCGCGTCGCGTCGTCCACCACAACGGCGGTAGGCGGTGGCGAACGATGGCTCGCGAACTCGTCCATCTCGGGTACGAGAACACGTGGGAGAAGGTCGATCGACTCTTCCTGTCCGGGATCGAGCCGACGCACCCACACCACATCGCCTACGACGGCCGGTTCGACGACGTCTCCGTCTACTGACCGACCGCGAGACGTCGGCTACTGCGTCTCCTCGAGCGCGTCGGCGATCCGCTCGAGTTGCAAGCCGACGTAACAGAGCGCCTGCGTCTGCATGATCGCGGGGTCGTTGCTCCACTCGTTGGTGATGTAGGCCGCCTGTTTTCCTGCGCGATCGAGGTACTGGTTATCGCTCGACATGGTCTCTGCACGGTTCGCTATCGAAATACGAAACGGTTTGGGTCGGTAAGTCGACGCCGTCGGCTTGCGGTCAGTGTACTAATTC contains:
- a CDS encoding mandelate racemase/muconate lactonizing enzyme family protein, translating into MGVDYSQLHDPNAEYTMRELSAETMNVTRERGGGRDVEITDIQTTMVDGNFPWTLVRIYTDAGIVGTGEAYWGAGVPELIERMTPFLEGENPLDIDRLTEHLVQKMSGEGSIGGVTVTAIAGVEVALHDLAGKILEVPAYQLLGGKYRDEVRVYCDCHTEDEADPTACADEAERVVEELGYDALKFDLDVPSGHEKDRANRHLRGPEIEHKASIVEAITERVGDKADVAFDCHWTFSGGSAKRLAKRLEEYDIWWLEDPVPPENHDVQREVTQSTTTPITVGENVYRTHGQRRLLEEQAVDIIAPDMPKVGGMRETRKIADMADLYYVPVAMHNVASPIATLGSAHVGAAIPNSLAVEYHSYELGWWEDLVEEDVIEDGSIEIPEKPGLGVTLDMDTVEEHMVDGEDLFDEE
- a CDS encoding S1C family serine protease; translation: MSPEKTRVTRRQLLRVSAGTAAMLGIGGSAAASADPRVIDASSGTLQDETAEGSGRYTDIYEETIDDVVLVNVFGTDEQDPGGLGSGFVVDDYVVTNNHVVRQASEAELQFRDEQWRTGEVVGTDVQSDIAVLSVDDMPDGSDGLSFADGTPEVGTEVLALGNPLGLDASISQGIVSGINRSLPSPSGFSIPAAIQTDAPVNPGNSGGPLVNLDGDVIGIVFAGAGQTIGFAISAELAERVAPALVEDGEYEHPYLGVGVLPVSPLVAEANDLEDPQGVLVTEVVPDAPADGVLEPADDETTVDGDAVPVGGDVIVAIGDREIPNQELLASTLALDTSPGETVSIEVIRDGDRETVDVTLESRPETDLP
- a CDS encoding protein translocase SEC61 complex subunit gamma translates to MDVPYDLTSYVRVLKMATTPTTEEFLQVSKIAGAGILLIGLIGFLIGVVMLFLTGGF
- a CDS encoding transcription elongation factor Spt5 gives rise to the protein MGIHAVKTTASQERTVADMIINREEPEIHAALAPDSLTSYVMVEADGSAVLERVLEDIPHARSIVPGNSDISEVEHFLSPKPDVEGIAEGDIVELIAGPFKGEKAQVQRIDEGKDQVTVELYEATVPIPVTVRGDQIRVLDSDER
- a CDS encoding DUF7565 family protein, which gives rise to MAWECGIDGCGAVFEDVESTVVHQATEHERRECSVCGTVVPDGYLAIRHAFTEHSRAEYVRAYGASSEDVRQREELLEEIEDVADMQTIATELRR
- a CDS encoding PHP-associated domain-containing protein, with the protein product MSDGRARETRVDCHVKVLDDAVVERGKAAGLDAIVYAPHFTRLPEIQRRAARYSSEDLLVFPAREVFTGSWRERKHVLAIGLEEPVPDFIPLETAMAEFERQGAAVLVPHPEFATVSLAEADLRAYGDVVDAVEIFNSKHLPSHNRRARELAETLGYPPFTSSYAHLPSSVGVAYTAFETAIETEADLVSALEDGVARRVVHHNGGRRWRTMARELVHLGYENTWEKVDRLFLSGIEPTHPHHIAYDGRFDDVSVY